GCATTAGATTTTTTTAAACAAACCAAATCAGAGTTAGTGGCCACACTTTCGATTAAATCAAGTCTTGTTGGTTTTATCCTTCTTGGAAAACACAAAGAAGGAAAAATTTACGATATAGAAGAAATTGAAATCATTTTAGAGATTCTTTCCGTATCTCTCATGTCTCTTTCAAATTCTATGATTTACCAGCAGTTGTTAAATCTAACAGAGACTTTGGAAGCCAAAGTTAGAGAACGAACCAAAGAATTAGAAGAAACTCAGGCCCATCTTGTTCAGTCTGAAAAAATGGCTTCGCTTGGTGTGATGGTAGCGGGGATTGCTCATGAAATCAATACTCCTGCGGCAGTCATCAACGGGGCCGCCGACAACTTAGATGCAAACCTGGTGTTTGTTTTATCTCACTTAGGGGACATTACCCACCTCATCCAAAATCCCGACTTTCGTTCCATTTACTTGGACATACTCTTTAGTTTTGTAAAAGAAGATCCCGCAGCAAAAATCGATCCCAAAGATAAATTCAAACTAAAGAAAGAAACCAAGTTTCGGTTCATCCAAGATGGAATTCCAGAAAATGATGCTTCGGATCTATCTACTTTTCTTATCGATCATCATCTTTTGCATATGCAAGAAGAGCTCTTGCGGATTTGGAAAACGGGTGGGAAAGAAACTTTCGAGATGTTAAAGAATACTTTGAGCCTGCAAAGAAATATCAAAAACATCAAATATGCCATTCGTAATATTGTTCGTATTGTCAAAGCACTGAAGTATTATTCTCACTTGGGGCAGGCATCTTATGCTGAATGCGATCTACATGAAGGATTAGAAAACACTCTTGTGATTATGCAAAACCAAATCAAACATGGAGTGGAAATTGAAAGGGTTTACGGAAGTATTCCTCCAGTTCGTTGTAATATTGATGAACTGAACCAAGTGTGGACAAACCTCATCACCAATGCCATCCATGCGATGAAATCAATTGAACATCCAAAACTTACCATATCCTCAAGAAGGGTGGGAGAAGATTATGTACTCATTAGTTTTGAAGACAATGGGTCGGGAATTCCCACTGAGATCAAAGATAAAATTTGGGATCCATTTTTTACCACAAAAGACCAAGGGGAAGGAACAGGGCTTGGACTTGGGATTGTAAAGGGGATTATCGAGAAACACAAAGGTAGGATTGAAGTAGAATCGGCACCTGGACGAACTTTGTTCATGGTATATCTACCGTTAGTTGGTCCAGGAGACGTTCCTAGTATCCCGAAAGAAATCTTCCGGGAAATTCGAGGTTAAGAAAAAAGTGGTCTGCTAAGAAGTTTTTCCCAACTAGCTTTGGTTTCTTCAAATTTCATTCGTAAAACGCCTACTTCTTTATCACCAGAAGTTTGTTTTGCTTGTTTCCATTTTTGGTATTCTTGCACGGCAGACTCACGTAAACTTGCGAGTTGTTCTTCCCACTGACGAAGTTTTTCTTCCCCTACATTTGTATATTTATGAAGGGTTTCTTTTTCCTTCAAAAACATAGTTTTTTGTAAGATTTTTTCTTCAGAAACTTTTTTTAAGTTATATGTAAGACCCAAAAAGGAAAGGCCTTTTATCATCCATTTGGATGGATCATAATCAAACCAACGGATTCCATTTCTATAGTCGGATTGGAATTCGTGATGGAAGTTGTGAAAACCTTCACCAAATGTAAAAAAGGCGATAATCCAATTGTCGCGAGCGGTTTGTTCTTTGGAGAAAGTTCGTTCTCCCCAAACATGACAAGCACTGTTGATAAAAAATGTGAACTGATGAACTACAAAAAGCCTGAGGAAACCTGCTACAAAAAATCCTTCTAAAAAAGAACCCCATAACATAGTGATAAGGCCAGGAAGGATAAAACACATAAAGATAGCAATGGAATAAAAATGTTTATGTTGCCAAAACACTAGTGAATCGTTCGTTAAATCTTGTACCCCTTGTTGCACATACTTTCTTTTGCGAAACAACCAACCAATATGAGCATACCAAAATCCTTTTTTAATGGAATAAGGGTCTTTATCTGTATCTACAAATCGATGGTGGATGCGGTGGTCTTCACTCCATTCGAGAGCAGTTGATTGGAAAGCAGCAGCTCCAAAAAGGAGTAACCAAAGTTTGACGGGAAATTTTGCTTCATAAGCTTTATGAGAGAAAAGTCTGTGATACCCTACAGTGATTCCCATTCCCGTTGCAAAAAAATAAAACACAAATAAGGCCCAAGTGCCCAAGTGAATGGTTTCATAAAGATAGAAGTAGAGAGTTCCGAAGATCCCCACTAGAGGAGAAGTGAGTAAAAATATAGTCGTGACCCAATCGATGGGTTCTTTGATTTTGATTTCAGCTTGTGTCGTCATAGAGAATTCCTGTTTGATGGAATGAGAGTCCCAAACCAGGATATCGGTTGCAAAAAATATGAGTAAAGAACGTTACAAACCGGGTTTTTTAGAACAGTGGGGTCGTCGTGTTCTGATCGCCATTAACTCTCATTCTAGGAAACTCGAGGATTCTGGGAAAAGTTTTGCCTATCATTCACGAGCTCTCCTTCTTTGGGGCATTTTTTGGTCTTTTTGGATTGGGTTTTTGCCTTCCCTTGCCTTTGTTTATTTTTGTACTTACCTTCCCCAGCTTTCGTTTTGGCCCCTGGACACAATCTCCTATCATGCAATTTCGGGATTTGTTTTCCTTTTGGCCTTTGCAACTATCATCGAATTTTACTTACTTTTTCGGTTGGGATTTTATCTTTCCTTTCGGATGGCAAAGTATGCAGATATTGAACTTGCCGAAGAACCAGAACTCATTACTCCCATTCCTGGAATGATGGCACGTTTGGTTTTAGAAATTCCCGACCCCAGGATCCGATTGTATGGAATTGATCCTTACAAACACCTAAATGAAAGGGCCTTATTCTTTCGCACGGCTTTGTATAAAAGTAAAGTTTTCCTTTCTAATATTTTCGCTAAACTTCTATTAAAGGTTTTTCTTGGAAGGACGGGGCTTCGGTTTTTAATCGAATATATCTCAGGGCCTGTGACGGGAATTTGGGATAGTTTCACCACCTATATCATTTTGTATGAGCTACGAAAACGGATCATTACAAGAAAGTTGTCCGATGCCATGTTGTTAAAGATCAAATCAAAGAAGCGAACTCAGATATTTATAGAATCATCTGTGCGAGCCGTCGCCCTCTCCATTGTTTATACAAAAACATTCCACCCTAACTTTGAATATTTGCTCTTTGGACTCATTGGACTTCTGCCCGAAAGGGACAAACTCACAAATCTAGATGATTGGACCGAGTTTGTACATTCCTTCCAAAATCTTACTATGGAAGAAAGAAAATGGCCCATTGCCATCTTTGCCCTTTGTTCCTCATTTGATGGAACTTTAAACAAAGAGGAATTGGAGGCATTCCGAGACATCACAGAAATTTCACCTTCATGGCTTCTCGACCGAGTACGCATTTTAAGTGAAACCATTCGAAAAGGAGAACTTACGGAATCTTTACAATGGATGGAAAAAATCCTTCCCGAAGAATCCATTCACTGAAAGACTAGAATTAGTCTAAATACAAAGGAGATCAGAATGGCACAAGTCACACTCAAAGGAAATCCCGTTCCACTCGAAGGAAACCTTCCCAAACCAGGGGACAAAGCACCCGACTTCCGAGTCGCAAAACAAGATTTAGGTGATCTTACATTAAAAGACCTAGCAGGTAAGGTAAAAATTCTAGTAGCGGTTCCTAGTTTGGATACAGCTGTTTGTGCTTTGGAAACTAAAAAGTTCAATGAAAGAGCAGCTAAAGAAAATGGAATCACAACTCTCATTATTTCTGGTGACTTACCTTTTGCCATGAAACGTTTTTGTTCCACTGAAGGGATCGATTCCGAAAATTTGATTACGGGATCGCAGTTCAAAGATTTTTCTTTTTCTAAAAATTACGGAACTCATATTGCTGCAGGTCCGCTCGCAGGACTTTCTGCACGAGCTGTCTTTGTTGTGGATAAAGACGATATCATTCGGTATACGGAACTCGTTCCAGAAATCGGAAGTGAACCCAATTACGATACAGTTCTTGCGGAAGCTAAGAAACTGGTTTAGTCAATTCATGGATTTGGCAGGGGAGGTTTAGCCCCGCTGCCAATTCTTTGATTTTAGAAACAAGTTCCCCATCAAAACTAAAAAACACAACCTTCCAATCTTCTTCTGCACTAACTACACACTGGAGTGTATAGGCCAAAGCAGAATCTCGGCGGCCCTCATCCATATGACGAAACGGTTCATCTAACAAAAGATAGGGCAAATTAAATTGTTTTCCAATCCGAAAGGCATATTCCAAACGTAATACATAAGAAATTTGTTCTTTGGTTCCCGTGGAAAGGTTGGCAAAAGCCAAACTTTCTTTGGAGGAATCGGTTGTGATTTGAATTTCATCTGAGAATCCATTCCACTGAATTTGTTTTGTGGGAAGAGGTCCTTTGAGAGCATCCATTCTTGTTTGTAAAGACTTGACTAGTGAGGACATTTTGTCCGTACTTTCGACTTCCATCTCAGAAAACACTTCAGACAAAACTTCCAAGGCCTGGAAGTTTCTTTCCAAATCGTTTTTCCATTTTTCTTTTGTTTCTAAATCGCGTTTGGACCCGTCCCAGTCTTTTTGAGCCGGAACCATTTGTGATTCTAAAACCGCCTTTCCTGTATCTAACTTTTTTTCTAACTCCACCAAGTTGCGTTCTAAATCGCGAATTTTATCGGATAGAACTTGGACCCCGTTCTCTAATTTTTGTTTGGTGGCCCTGTCTTCGGCAGAAAAAGTTTTAGAAACTCCTTTTTTCTCTAAGTCATTGAGTTTGTCTTTTAGTTTGAGTTTCAATTCTCCTAAATCAGTACTTCCCCATTTTTTTGATTCTGATTTTAAAGATTCCACTAAGGTATGTAATTTCTCTTGTTTCAATCGAATTTGTACAAACAATTCCGAAAGTTCGGAAAGAGAATGGACTCCCGCTTCTCGCCAAATAATAGTTAGTTCTTTTTCCTTTTCAGAAAGAATTTCATTTGTTTTTTTGTCTTCTGTGCGAAGCCCAGTGATTTCTTCTTCCAGAGTGACCATTGCCGTTACAATGTTTTCTGATTCAATTTTCTGTTTTGTGTATTCCCTGTCGAATCTTTGAAAGGTAAGAGATAATGATTCCATACTGAGGGAATCTGGTTTCCATTCGCCTAAGGTTTTGGTTTCCATCTCAGTTGCGATTCGGCGAATCATTTCATTCCACTTTGGTTCATCTCTTTCGACTTGGATCTCCTTGGCACGAAAAACAAAATAGAAAAAGAAACCAAAAAGAATGGCAGGCAGAAGATACATCCATACACCAAATTCTGAAAATAGGGAAAGAATCAGAGAAAAAATTCCTAATGCGCCTGAACCTCCCGCCAAACTTCTGTACAGTGGATTCCAAACTGTTTTTTGAACCACAGGAGATTCTTCTTGGAATCTGCGAATGGTTTGTTTCCAAGTTTCAAAATAATCAAAATACGATTCTAGTTTTTTTGATTTTTGGTCTGCCTGTGATTTTTGTCCTTTGAATGACTCCCATTTTGCATCCGAAGTTTGTATTCTTTCTTTGGAAAGGGAAAGTTTTTGTTCTAAGGATTTGATTTCGGCATCGAGTGTTTTTGCTTTTTTGTCCCAATCAGACTTTAGAATTTTTTCTTCTTGTTTTGATTGTGATTCAAGTGTTTCCCATTGTAATAGTTGGGTATAAATGCGATCGGCTTCACTGTGTTCTTCGGTTTCTTTGTATTCGCCAAATGCGGTTTGTTGTTTGGATTTTTCTAGTATCGTAGATTCCAAAGTTTCTTTTAATTTTTGGCGTTCGGTTTCCCATACAGGTAGATCTGCAAATTGAGCAGAGATTTTATTTAATGCCAACTCAGAAGCATCGAACTTTTGTTTGGCGGCCGTGAATCCAGATAACGCTAAATTCCATTCTTTAGCAGATTTTCTCGTTCCCGATTTGGCCGAAAGTTGTTCCACCTGTTCTTTCAGTTGAGAAGGATTGTATCCACTATCGAATATCGTCTGTTCAATGGTGCTCACCAGTTCCTTTTCCGAACCTACATCCATATTCCCTTCGCGGATCACAAGAGAATTCAAATATAGATTTTGAGAAATCGAAAGTTTGGGAATTCCTAAATCGGAATTTCGCTCAGCTTTGTATCTAGTATTCAGTACTGCGCCATACTTTGTACTTCCCACTACTTTGACAAGAGCAGATACAAATGCATCTAGGATGGTTGTTTTTCCTGATTCATTGGGACCTGTGAAGACGGTTACTTTTTCAATGGGAAATTCTTTTTTAGAAAAGAGTCCGAAGTTTTCTAATTTTAGTTTCATCGGTTTTTCTTTCCTTCTAAGATCAATCGAATGCCGGTGACTCGAGTCTGTCTCCAAAGAATGGGATCCAATTGGTCCTTTCTTTCATTCATTTTGTCCAGGAATTGTTTTACAAATTCATTTTCAGACAAATGTTGGATCACAGTGATTTGTGATTCATCAGGATCAAACTCCAAGATACGAAACTTTGATTTCCATTCCCGAAGAACCGATTCTTGGAATTTTTGTTTTTCTGTCATCGAGTCCACATATCCGACAAAACGAAACACAATCCAATCCTTGGGACTTGTTCCTTCCAAATATGTTTCTATACTCTCTTCTGGTTTACCTTCTGTATCCAAAGAAACCAAGATCTCTCTGTATTCACCAGCCTCTTTCCAATACACAGGTTCGGTGCGAACCTTGGATCCATCGATATGGATAAAAATTCCGCCCCTGGGTCCCAATTCTCCTTTTCTCCAAACACGAGATGAACCCGCATAACCAACGCTACAGTTTCCAACAGTCCCCATGCGGGCACGGTGGAGATGTCCGATGGCAAGATAATCCAATCCTAAGTTTTGGATGAGGTGGGGATCAAGATACGAGCCACCTTCTTCTTCTTCCTCACTAAGTCCCGTAAAACTCATTCCTGGAACCGTTCCATGCGCGAGGCCTATCCGAAGTTTAGTTTTTTTGGGAGGTGGAGGTGATAATAACAATCCAGAATAATTCTCTTGGTGAGGGATGGATACAAATTCGATTCCTGAATCCTCAAATAAAAAATAAGGAGTTTCGTCGAGGACCTTTACTTTTGTTGTCCAATCATAATCCACATAACGGTTGCTATTTCCTTTTTTCTCCAGAATTTCATGGTTCCCGGGAAGAAAATACACAAGACCAGAATAGGAAGAGACTAGTTTTAAAAATTCCGACCGAAGCCCTTCTAAATCAGGAAAGGTATTAAAAAGATCCCCACAAAATAGAATGCGATCGCACTTAGTTTGTTCGGCGGTATTTAAAATTTCACCGAGAACGGCTAAGGAATAGTTTTTTTCGTCTTTGGAACTTTGGGAAAGGTGGAGGTCAGAAACTTGTAATAACTTCATATTGTATGATTAGGGGAGATTTTACATCCCCCCTGGGACAAAATAAAGAAATTACGAAAAAAAAGCAAGGAGCGGTTAAATCACCCTGTCTTTTTTGAACTCCGCAATTTTTTCTTTGGGATAACCCAAACCACCCAAAATCTCCTCTGTATGTTCCCCATGTTCCGGCGGATCATTTCTGTAGGCAAACGGGGTTTCTGAAAAATGGAAAGGAGACCCAAATTGAAGGATGGGACCGTATTTGGGATGGTTCCGTTCGAATACCATTCCCCGATCTTTCATATGTGGGTCTTGCGCTACTTCTTTCATATTCAAAATGGGAGAAAGACAAGCATCTGTATTATCAAAGATGGGCTGTAAATCGGAGTAAGTTTTTGATTTGAAATAATCAGTTAACTTCTGTTTGATGAGAGGAATGTTTTCTTCGTTCATGGGATGGTCTTTGGTAAGGTTTTCCATTCCTGCTGCCCGTAAAAAAGTTTGAAAGAACATATCTTCCAAAGCCCCGAGTGCCACATACCTTCCTTCTTTCGTTTCATACACATTATAATTTGGTAATTTACCAGACAATATATCATTCCCCGCTTCAGGAGAAGTATCCGACGCAGATAAAATTCCACCGTATAACGAAAGAAATTGGAGAGAGGCATCTGTCATTGAGATATCAATGCGTTGTCCTTTGCCTGTTTTTTCTCGATAATAAAGGGCTGCAAGAATGGCAGAAAGCGCTGTGAGTGTTCCTCCTCCTACATCAGCCAATTGAAAACCAGCAGGCCTGGGAGGATTTCCTGTTTGGTCAAGGACTCCTGAGATCGCAAGATAGTTCAAATCATGTCCTGCAAAATCTACGTACTTACCCGAGATACCATAGCCAGAAATTCCACAGTAAATCAAACGAGGAAATTTTTCTTTTAAAACATCATAGCCAATTCCCATCTTATCCATTCCATCAGGGCGAAAACCTTCGAGTAAAATGTCAGCATCTTCCAAAAGTTTGAAGAGAATTTCTTTCGCAGATTCTCTTTTTAAATTCAGAGTGATCGCTTTTTTATTTCGATTGAGCATCATATACAATGCTGGATATCCGGTTTTTCCTTTGAACATCGCGCGCGATCCATCATAGGCTCTCGGGTTTTCAATTTTAATGACCTCGGCTCCCATATCCGCTAAGTGTTGGGAACAGAGGGGGCCCGGTAAGAGTAAAGATAAGTCGACTACTTTCACACCAGCAAGTGGTCCCTTAGAAGTTTGATTTTGATTTTGGCTCATTTTAGTTTATTGCATGTCCTGGAAATTTTTTTCTGATTTAGGTTATTTTTCTCGTAATATATAAAGGGAGAGTCCTAATTGGAAGCCAAACGAGGACAAAAGGGAATCATGTTCAGGGTCTGTTTTTCCATCGTTTTTCTCGTTTTCTCCACTCTCTCGATTTCCTGCCAATCCATAACACCCATTAATCTACAGATGTTATTCGGTTCCTTCTTTGCATCCACAACCGGGCAAGGTACCGTGATTTACGAAGCTCCAAATTTTTTATTTACGAGTGAAAATGGAAGACAAGCAGAATTCACAGTTCGTTTGAACATAGAGCCGAACAGTTCAGTAAGAATTGGTCCGATCACTGTCTCTGATTCCACAGAAGGAGTTCTTTTATCAGCCACTTTTATCGAATTCACTGAGGATAATTGGGACACACCACAATACATTCGTTTGGTGGGTGTGGATGATCTGCTGCCTGATGGAAATCAGAACTATCGAGTGCAACTGGGAACTATGGTTTCTTCTGATATCCGATTTTCTACACAAGGACTTCCTGTGTTGCTTGTAGTGAATACTGACAATGAATCTTCTGGTGTGGCTGCAAGCCCTACTCTTGGCCTCATCACTTCCGAGACCGGAGAAACAGGAACCATTGCTTATGTTTTACAAACAAGACCAATGCAAGATGTCTACATTAGAAACTTTGTTTCGAATGATACAACCGAAGCTACTGTTGCAGCAGTAGAACTTATCTTTACACCTAACAATTGGGATGTGCCACAAACGGTCACAGTCACCGGTATTAATGACTTTAGTGTGGATGACAGTACATTTCAAATTTCTGCCGATGCCACTGTATCCAATGATCCCGCTTACTTAGGAAAACCAGTTCCAATCATTACGGGAACCAATGTTGATGATGATGTCGCAGGGTTTACAGTGGTCAATCTATCAGGACTCACTACTACGGAAGCAGGTGGAGCAGTCAGTTTTGCTGTGGTAATGAATACCCTCCCTACAAATTCCGTAACCATTCCTTCCATTGTGGCTACACCAAGTATCGAAGGAACAGTAAGTCCAACCTCCCTTACCTTTGCTCCTGGAGAATGGTTCACTCCCAAAATTGTCACAGTGACGGGTGTAGATGATTTTATCGTGGATGGTTCAAAAACTGTTTCGGTTGTTACAGGTGCTGCCACTTCCGCAGATACCGATTACAATGGTTTGGCGGGACCGGTTTTTCCTTCCGTTACCAATACAGATGATGATGTTCCGGGATTTGTTCTCACAACACCAGGAAGTTTGACCATTTCAGAAAATGGCGGAGCCCTTTCCTTTGCTATTCATCTTTTGTCCCAACCCCCTCCTGGATTTACAGTGACACTCACAGGAATTTCAGAAAACCATTCTATCACCAATGCCAGTACCTCAAATCTAACTTTTACCAATGCCAATTGGAACGTAGACCAGTTTGTCAATATCACAACTAACAACAATTCCATTGATGAAGACACAAGGACCGTTACCTTACAATTTGGAACTGTCGATACAGGTGGTTCTGCAGATCCTATATACAACTCGGTAACACCACCCGCACAAGTAACCATCCTTGTGACAGATGATGACACAGCGGGATTTACAGTCACTCCTGTAGGGGGACTTGTGGTTCATGAAAACGGAACCCCATCTACAGAAACATTTACTGTGGTTTTGAATTCGGAGCCAACAAACGCGGTGAGTGTCCCGAGTATCACATCCAGTAATACTTCAGAAATAACAGTTTCCCCTGCGTCTTTAAACTTTACCACAGGGAACTGGAACACACCCCAAACTGTTACCATCACATCCGTGTTAGATGGATCAGACGATGGGGACCAAAATGTAAATATATCTTTTGGAAATTCATCTTCTACAGATCCCAAATACAATTCCATCTCCATTCCGGCAGTTACTGCCATCAATACTGATAGTAACGAACCTCTAGTTCGCATCCAAAACCTATCTGCATCTTCGATGTTGGAAAATGGAAGTTCGACCATTACTTTCGAAATCAGGTTATCTTTAAAACCGAATGCCAATGTAACTATAGGACCGATCACTTCTTCCGATGGAACAGAGGCTGTCCTCCTCAATAGTTCTGCTGGAGTTGCAGCCTCACGCACCCTTACCTTTACACCAACAAACGGTCAGGTCGCAAACTATACTGGCAACACAAGCGATAGTGGTTGGGATGTGCCTCAAGTGGTTACCATACGCTCTGTCTCCGATTCCTTTGATGACGGAAACCTTCCTGTCACCATTCATATCCCACAAGCAAGCGGTTCTTATTTCACAGGGCTCTACCCGACAGGTGCTGTTCCTGGATATACGGAAGCTAACGGAAATTTGGTGATCACTATCACAGACAACGATACAGTTGGTTTTACCATTTCCTCCACAACCTTGAATTTGACAGAAGGAGGAAGTGATGGAACTTTTACTGTTCGGTTGAATGCTGCTCCCTGTGACAGTCCCGGCAATTTAGCCGCTTGTGCTTCCGGCTCAGTGACCATTCCGATTACGGGAGAAACTTTCAACTTACCCGACTCCACTCAATACACCTTTTCACCGGCGAGTCTTACCTTCACTCATACCAACTATTCTACGACACAAACGGTGACGGTCATGGTCACCAACGATTCGATTAACGAAATAGCGACAAGAACCCATACACTTACGTTAGGTGTGATTTCTGGATCAGGAACTGATTATGAAGGTATGAATCCTTCAGACACCACTATCAATATCGCTGATGATGACAATCCATCCCCAAGTATCTTATTTACCTTAGATGCGGGACAACCTTACTTTACAACAGAAGCCGGTCAATCTGCAATGTATAGCCTAAGACTCGGAAGTCGCCCTCTTCCTGGAAACCAAGTTACGGTGACAGTGGCCACTTCCGATACCACAGAAGGGATGATCAATGATAGCGGAACACCAGTTAGTTCTAAGCAATATATTTTTGATGAAACTAATTGGAGCACTTCGGTTCCCGTGGAAATCCAAGGGGTTTCCGATGTTTTAACTGACGGGAACATAAGTTATACGGTGACAGTGAATGGAACAGAAACAGGCTCCACTCCTTCCTGGTATGTTAGTTTTGTGGGAAGTACGGGAGATACAGCCACCCTTCTTAATTATAGTATTTCTGAGAACCCAGTCACAGTTGTCACTCCTACCAATCTAACTCGTGCTGAAAATTCTTCTGCCTTTCCCATCTATATTTTACTTAGCCAAGCTCCCACAGATGATGTTACAATTCCTGTCTCTGTAACCACGACTTTCCCTTGTGAACTCGTTGTAAGCCCCGCTGTCCCACAATTTTCTCTCTCTGCAAGTACAGTGATTATCACTAGTGCCAATTGGAATACAATTGGAGCACATAACACAATTACTGTGACCCCAAATGACGACGCAGTCGATGATGGGAATGTATCTTGTCCTATTGTTGTGGGAATCCTTTCTTCCTCTGATGGATTTTATAATGGTGTGAATCCTTACCCTGCTTCCAACTATCCAATGCTCACTTTAAATGATAATGATAGTGCAGGGGTCACCACTTCAGGATTTACTCCAGCCACAGTGATTACATCGCAATCGGGAGCCTCTTCAGAATTTTATGTTCATTTGGACTCACAACCCACAACAAATATCACGGTGAACTTCAGTACCTCACCTGGCGGCCTCGTGAGTTTTCCCACAGCACCACTCACATTCACACCGAGTAATTTTGGATCAGGACAACTGGTAACCGTTACCGGCCTCGACACTGCAAGTCTAGGGGATGTGAGTTATACTATATCTTCTGTTGTAACATCCGGGGAAACGGGCACAGGCTTCACACCATCCGCCATTTACAGTGCACTCACTCCTCTATCTATTTCAGGAAACCATATCAACTACATTTATGATATCGTTCCTTGCGCCGACCCCAATCCAATGAATGTTTGCGGAACATCTCCCAATAGTTCCGGTGGCCTCGTCACTTCACCTAACCTAATCACTACGGAGATTGGTGGTCAGTCTAGGTTCCAAGTTCGATTGCGCGCACGACCAGTTTCTAATGTCACCATTCCTGTTACTAGTTCTAATGTTGCTGAAGGAACCTCGTCAGTTTCTAGTTTGGTGTTCACTTCCAGCGATTGGAATACCTTCCAAAACGTTGTCCTTACCGGTGTCGATGATTTCCTTGTTGATGGGAATATGGCTTATTCGATTTTATTTGGTTCCCTTAGTGGGGGAGGAAGTGGAATTCATGGAGAAACATTCCCTTCTGTATCCGTCACAAACCAAGACAATGATTGAATGGATTCTATAGCTAGTTGATAAAAATCCAAAGAATAACCAGCTACTGCACATATCCTTGTTTCTTTAGAATTTCCAAAGCATCGGTTCCTAATTCTTGTTTAGAAGAATAGGATTTTTTTTGTCCACCTTCCTTCCAAAAATAGACTTTTGCTTTGGGAATGATGTTTGGTTTTTGTGGTCCTGACTCGTATAACAAATCACAGTTGGAATTACAAGATGCCATACTCACACCAAAATATCCGGTAAAAATTTCTGTTTTTGGAATTTGTTTTTTGGAAAACGATACAGTAAATTCAGGAAAACTCACATCGGGGTAGACTTCGAAACTAATTTCAAAGGCCTTTG
The sequence above is drawn from the Leptospira sp. WS4.C2 genome and encodes:
- a CDS encoding beta strand repeat-containing protein, whose protein sequence is MEAKRGQKGIMFRVCFSIVFLVFSTLSISCQSITPINLQMLFGSFFASTTGQGTVIYEAPNFLFTSENGRQAEFTVRLNIEPNSSVRIGPITVSDSTEGVLLSATFIEFTEDNWDTPQYIRLVGVDDLLPDGNQNYRVQLGTMVSSDIRFSTQGLPVLLVVNTDNESSGVAASPTLGLITSETGETGTIAYVLQTRPMQDVYIRNFVSNDTTEATVAAVELIFTPNNWDVPQTVTVTGINDFSVDDSTFQISADATVSNDPAYLGKPVPIITGTNVDDDVAGFTVVNLSGLTTTEAGGAVSFAVVMNTLPTNSVTIPSIVATPSIEGTVSPTSLTFAPGEWFTPKIVTVTGVDDFIVDGSKTVSVVTGAATSADTDYNGLAGPVFPSVTNTDDDVPGFVLTTPGSLTISENGGALSFAIHLLSQPPPGFTVTLTGISENHSITNASTSNLTFTNANWNVDQFVNITTNNNSIDEDTRTVTLQFGTVDTGGSADPIYNSVTPPAQVTILVTDDDTAGFTVTPVGGLVVHENGTPSTETFTVVLNSEPTNAVSVPSITSSNTSEITVSPASLNFTTGNWNTPQTVTITSVLDGSDDGDQNVNISFGNSSSTDPKYNSISIPAVTAINTDSNEPLVRIQNLSASSMLENGSSTITFEIRLSLKPNANVTIGPITSSDGTEAVLLNSSAGVAASRTLTFTPTNGQVANYTGNTSDSGWDVPQVVTIRSVSDSFDDGNLPVTIHIPQASGSYFTGLYPTGAVPGYTEANGNLVITITDNDTVGFTISSTTLNLTEGGSDGTFTVRLNAAPCDSPGNLAACASGSVTIPITGETFNLPDSTQYTFSPASLTFTHTNYSTTQTVTVMVTNDSINEIATRTHTLTLGVISGSGTDYEGMNPSDTTINIADDDNPSPSILFTLDAGQPYFTTEAGQSAMYSLRLGSRPLPGNQVTVTVATSDTTEGMINDSGTPVSSKQYIFDETNWSTSVPVEIQGVSDVLTDGNISYTVTVNGTETGSTPSWYVSFVGSTGDTATLLNYSISENPVTVVTPTNLTRAENSSAFPIYILLSQAPTDDVTIPVSVTTTFPCELVVSPAVPQFSLSASTVIITSANWNTIGAHNTITVTPNDDAVDDGNVSCPIVVGILSSSDGFYNGVNPYPASNYPMLTLNDNDSAGVTTSGFTPATVITSQSGASSEFYVHLDSQPTTNITVNFSTSPGGLVSFPTAPLTFTPSNFGSGQLVTVTGLDTASLGDVSYTISSVVTSGETGTGFTPSAIYSALTPLSISGNHINYIYDIVPCADPNPMNVCGTSPNSSGGLVTSPNLITTEIGGQSRFQVRLRARPVSNVTIPVTSSNVAEGTSSVSSLVFTSSDWNTFQNVVLTGVDDFLVDGNMAYSILFGSLSGGGSGIHGETFPSVSVTNQDND
- a CDS encoding CaiB/BaiF CoA transferase family protein; protein product: MSQNQNQTSKGPLAGVKVVDLSLLLPGPLCSQHLADMGAEVIKIENPRAYDGSRAMFKGKTGYPALYMMLNRNKKAITLNLKRESAKEILFKLLEDADILLEGFRPDGMDKMGIGYDVLKEKFPRLIYCGISGYGISGKYVDFAGHDLNYLAISGVLDQTGNPPRPAGFQLADVGGGTLTALSAILAALYYREKTGKGQRIDISMTDASLQFLSLYGGILSASDTSPEAGNDILSGKLPNYNVYETKEGRYVALGALEDMFFQTFLRAAGMENLTKDHPMNEENIPLIKQKLTDYFKSKTYSDLQPIFDNTDACLSPILNMKEVAQDPHMKDRGMVFERNHPKYGPILQFGSPFHFSETPFAYRNDPPEHGEHTEEILGGLGYPKEKIAEFKKDRVI